A genomic stretch from Candidatus Alcyoniella australis includes:
- a CDS encoding MMPL family transporter, translating to MRLQHHAAEFLVDRPRLVLGLLCLVTLLLLPGLTLVQIDPSLEGMIIDDDPDKIYYYNEFIPTFGSDEFFVFTYRDAALFSPEGLARLARIVEGLQQIDDVERVLSLTTLPIISGREDTLRVAPPVDRLPQSRMAAAVLRWRALSHSATRAMVVSADGQVAVNFVFLRKASGLEQDPELRVRITESIEQIAQRELGQLGLEHHMAGVPYVKTEIVRTILRSIVQLGLLAVAVLLGLLWYTFRSWRGVWVPLSCVMLALIWTLGLMGYADRLFQSLVAASESPAGPWILMGLRGVKLDTISTILFPLLMVVGVAHTIHLLTQYHEEYYADERNDRRAAVLRTVRHLARPCLLTSVTTGVGFASLMLARIPPIRAFGLFAALGVQFAWLISISFVPAVLMLSSGPQRRFRKQFDSGPLSRLLSRIVDLDLRRPKTIVALSLAICIVSAVGVSTLRVETYVTEFFRENSKVIQGYRFLRRYVTSPVPLEIVLRTEQGDFLDPEALAAAERFEQRALELDEVLRIDSLLDSLRTFQRAVNNGDPAAYRLPQNRAQAAEALLLMESDPQMIERLIDFDRKQLHLAARIDDLPSSRINKLLDDLRTIGEQELGPQMQMRLTGGSVLFANLSTTLMYGQIYSISLALALISLIMIFIARSLRLGLIAMIPNVAPILFGLGLLGILGFPLDTNTVMIAPIAIGIAVDDSIHLVTRFLRERRNGLDPREAMRRTITSTGRALVSTSLILAMGFVITSTSPFKPQGVMGLIGAVAIIAALAADLLLTPVCILAVSRRDKQG from the coding sequence ATGAGATTGCAACACCACGCCGCCGAGTTTCTAGTTGATCGGCCGCGCCTGGTGCTCGGGCTGCTGTGCCTGGTAACGCTGCTGCTACTGCCCGGACTGACCCTGGTCCAGATCGACCCCAGCCTCGAGGGGATGATCATCGACGACGATCCGGACAAGATCTACTACTACAACGAGTTCATCCCGACCTTCGGCTCCGACGAGTTCTTCGTCTTTACCTACCGCGACGCCGCGTTGTTCAGCCCCGAGGGCCTTGCCCGGCTGGCGCGGATCGTCGAGGGCCTGCAGCAAATCGACGATGTGGAGCGCGTGCTGAGCCTGACCACGCTGCCGATAATCAGCGGCCGCGAGGACACGCTGCGCGTGGCTCCGCCCGTGGACCGGCTGCCGCAATCGCGGATGGCCGCCGCGGTGCTGCGTTGGCGCGCGCTGTCCCATAGCGCGACGCGCGCAATGGTGGTCAGCGCCGATGGCCAGGTGGCGGTCAACTTCGTCTTTCTGCGCAAGGCCAGTGGTCTCGAGCAGGATCCCGAGCTGCGGGTGCGGATCACCGAGTCGATCGAACAAATTGCACAGCGCGAGCTGGGTCAGCTCGGCCTGGAACACCACATGGCCGGCGTGCCCTACGTCAAAACCGAGATCGTGCGCACGATCCTGCGCAGCATCGTCCAGCTCGGCTTGCTGGCCGTGGCCGTGCTGCTGGGGCTGCTGTGGTACACCTTCCGCTCCTGGCGCGGGGTCTGGGTGCCGCTAAGCTGCGTGATGCTGGCGCTGATCTGGACCCTGGGGCTGATGGGCTACGCCGATCGGCTGTTCCAATCGCTCGTCGCTGCCTCCGAGAGTCCGGCTGGACCGTGGATATTGATGGGGCTGCGCGGGGTCAAGCTGGACACGATCAGCACGATCCTCTTTCCGCTGCTGATGGTGGTCGGCGTGGCGCACACGATTCACCTGCTGACCCAGTACCACGAGGAGTACTACGCCGACGAACGCAACGATCGGCGCGCGGCCGTGCTGCGCACCGTGCGACATTTGGCGCGGCCCTGCCTGCTGACCAGCGTGACCACCGGCGTGGGCTTCGCCTCGCTGATGCTGGCGCGCATTCCGCCGATCCGCGCCTTCGGCCTGTTCGCGGCCCTGGGCGTACAGTTCGCCTGGCTGATCAGCATCAGCTTTGTCCCTGCGGTTTTAATGCTCAGCTCCGGGCCCCAGCGCCGTTTTCGCAAGCAGTTCGACTCCGGGCCGCTGTCGCGGCTGCTGTCGCGAATTGTCGATCTGGACCTGCGGCGGCCCAAGACCATTGTCGCGCTCTCCCTGGCGATCTGCATCGTCTCGGCCGTGGGCGTGAGCACCCTGCGCGTCGAGACCTACGTCACCGAGTTCTTCCGCGAGAACAGCAAGGTGATTCAGGGCTATCGTTTCCTGCGGCGCTACGTGACCTCGCCGGTGCCGCTGGAGATCGTGCTGCGCACGGAGCAGGGCGATTTTCTCGATCCCGAGGCCCTGGCCGCGGCCGAGCGTTTCGAGCAACGGGCGCTGGAACTGGACGAGGTGCTGCGCATCGACAGCCTGCTGGACTCGCTCCGGACCTTTCAGCGTGCGGTCAACAACGGCGACCCCGCGGCATATCGCCTGCCGCAGAACCGTGCTCAGGCCGCCGAGGCGCTGCTGCTGATGGAGTCCGATCCGCAGATGATCGAACGTCTGATCGACTTCGACCGCAAGCAGTTGCATTTGGCCGCGCGCATCGACGATCTGCCCAGCAGCCGGATCAACAAGCTGCTGGACGATTTGCGCACGATCGGCGAGCAGGAGCTCGGACCGCAAATGCAAATGCGCCTCACCGGCGGCAGCGTGCTGTTCGCCAACCTGAGCACGACTTTGATGTACGGCCAGATCTACTCGATCAGCCTGGCCCTGGCGCTGATCTCGCTGATCATGATCTTCATCGCGCGCTCGCTGCGACTGGGTTTGATCGCGATGATCCCCAACGTCGCGCCGATCCTTTTCGGCCTGGGGCTGCTCGGAATTCTCGGCTTTCCGCTGGACACCAACACGGTGATGATCGCGCCGATCGCCATCGGCATTGCGGTGGACGATTCGATCCACCTGGTAACGCGCTTTTTGCGCGAGCGCCGTAACGGCCTGGACCCGCGAGAGGCCATGCGCCGTACGATCACCAGCACCGGCCGCGCCCTGGTCTCGACATCGCTGATTTTGGCGATGGGTTTCGTGATTACCTCGACCAGCCCGTTCAAACCCCAGGGCGTGATGGGATTGATCGGCGCGGTGGCGATCATCGCCGCGCTGGCCGCCGACCTGCTGCTGACTCCGGTCTGCATCCTGGCCGTGAGCAGGCGCGACAAACAGGGCTGA